A section of the Mesobacillus jeotgali genome encodes:
- a CDS encoding TetR/AcrR family transcriptional regulator, with protein MAIDRRQQIIDAANNSFSLYGYKATTIDQVAKLANVGKGTIYTFFKNKEQLFDEIINGLLREMGEVANEAVNPADSFYENVHRALYRLLEFRKKHQLTIKLSQEARDIGTPAVLEVMDKLESAILGFIKDKVIQAIQKGEIKECDPEITAFIMMKLYIALIFEWEKKNKPLEKTQISELFEFYIFKGLSH; from the coding sequence ATGGCAATCGACCGGAGGCAGCAGATCATTGATGCGGCCAACAACTCTTTTTCTCTTTACGGCTATAAGGCAACGACGATTGATCAAGTCGCAAAGTTGGCGAATGTAGGGAAAGGGACAATTTATACTTTCTTCAAAAATAAAGAACAGCTTTTCGATGAAATTATTAACGGTCTTCTCAGAGAAATGGGAGAGGTCGCAAATGAGGCTGTGAATCCAGCAGATTCTTTTTACGAAAATGTTCATAGAGCATTATATCGACTGCTGGAGTTTCGTAAAAAACATCAGCTGACGATCAAACTTTCCCAGGAAGCACGGGATATTGGGACCCCTGCTGTTTTGGAGGTCATGGATAAGCTTGAATCTGCCATCCTCGGTTTCATTAAGGATAAGGTCATCCAGGCAATCCAAAAGGGCGAAATAAAGGAATGTGACCCGGAAATCACCGCTTTTATCATGATGAAGCTTTATATCGCACTGATTTTTGAATGGGAAAAGAAAAACAAGCCGCTGGAAAAAACGCAAATTTCAGAGCTGTTTGAGTTCTATATTTTCAAAGGATTGTCTCATTAG